A single Struthio camelus isolate bStrCam1 chromosome 8, bStrCam1.hap1, whole genome shotgun sequence DNA region contains:
- the RPF1 gene encoding ribosome production factor 1, translating to MAGGGDGSGGCAGGDAAPPAPERVLFPPTFSVSEIKNKQRRHFMFLRWKQQQRKEKLASRKRRRKEREALGDQAPPKAVPKTIENQRVYDETTVDPNDEEVAFDEATDEFAPYFNRQTIPKILITTSDRPRGRTVRFCEQLSSVIPNSHVYYRRGLALKRIIPQCIARDFTDLIVINEDRKIPNGLVLSHLPDGPTAHFRMSSVRLRKEIKRKGKEPTEHVPEVILNNFTTRLGHSIGRMFASLFPHDPQFTGRQVATFHNQRDYIFFRFHRYIFKSEKKVGIQELGPRFTLKLRSLQKGTFDSKFGEYEWIHKRREMDTSRRKFHL from the exons atggcgggcggcggcgatgggtcggggggctgcgcggggggcgacgcggccccgccggcccccgagcGGGTGCTCTTCCCGCCCACCTTCAGCGTGTCCGAGATCAAGAACAAGCAGCGGCGGCACTTCATGTTCCTGcggtggaagcagcagcagcggaaG GAGAAGCTGGCCAGCAGGAAGAGACGGAGAAAGGAGCGAGAAGCCCTCGGAGACCAA GCACCTCCAAAAGCCGTACCAAAGACGATTGAAAATCAGAGAGTATATGATGAAACAACTGTAGATCCCAATGATGAAGAG GTTGCTTTTGATGAAGCAACTGATGAATTTGCACCATATTTCAACAGACAGACGATTCCCAAGATTCTTATTACAACATCAGACAGACCTCGAGGG AGAACAGTGAGATTCTGTGAACAATTGTCTAGTGTTATACCTAACTCGCATGTCTACTATCGAAGAGGATTAGCTTTGAAAAGAATTATTCCACAGTGTATTGCAAGAGACTTCACAGATTTAATCGTCATTAATGAAGATCGCAAAATACCAA ATGGTCTTGTTTTAAGTCATTTACCTGATGGGCCAACTGCTCACTTTAGAATGAGCAGTGTCCGTTTGCGTAAGGAAATAAAG CGAAAAGGTAAAGAGCCCACAGAACATGTTCCTGAAGTAATCCTGAATAATTTTACAACGCGACTTGGCCATTCTATTGGTcgcatgtttgcttctctcttccCACATGATCCTCAGTTCACTGGAAGACAAGTAGCTACATTTCACAATCAGCGAGACTACATCTTTTTCAGATTCCACag gtATATCTTCAAGAGTGAAAAGAAAGTGGGGATTCAAGAACTTGGGCCACGTTTTACCTTAAAGTTGAGGTCCCTTCAGAAAGGAACCTTTGACTCCAAATTTGGAGAGTATGAATGGATTCATAAG cGCCGAGAAATGGACACAAGTAGAAGAAAATTTCACTTGTAA